One Bradyrhizobium sp. CCGB12 genomic window carries:
- a CDS encoding TRAP transporter small permease, producing MTDPHVASHEQEVAGRPSTGLLSRINAPVARLGMYLSVTGLLAIVVIVFYQVFGRYVLNSSPTWTENLALVLILYVTLIGAAVGVRDAGHIGMDSLLVMLPDHVREKIELLIHVLVAVFGVAMVYNGWILGASVGTVHIPNLGLPEVVRYVPLIASGLLIVSFSIEHIIALLRGEEVVPSWN from the coding sequence ATGACAGACCCACACGTCGCAAGCCACGAGCAGGAGGTCGCCGGACGCCCGTCGACCGGCTTGCTGTCGCGGATCAATGCTCCCGTCGCTCGCTTGGGCATGTATCTGTCGGTGACCGGCCTGCTCGCCATCGTCGTCATCGTGTTCTACCAGGTGTTCGGGCGGTACGTGCTCAATTCCAGCCCGACCTGGACGGAGAACCTCGCGCTGGTCCTGATCCTCTACGTCACGCTGATCGGCGCCGCCGTCGGCGTGCGCGATGCCGGACACATCGGCATGGACAGCTTGCTGGTCATGCTCCCGGATCACGTGCGGGAGAAGATCGAGCTCTTGATCCACGTCCTGGTGGCCGTGTTCGGCGTTGCGATGGTCTACAACGGCTGGATCCTCGGCGCGTCGGTCGGGACCGTGCATATCCCCAATCTCGGCCTGCCCGAGGTTGTCCGCTACGTGCCGCTGATCGCCTCAGGTCTCCTGATCGTCTCCTTTTCAATCGAGCACATCATTGCTCTCCTCCGCGGCGAAGAGGTCGTCCCCTCATGGAACTGA
- a CDS encoding TRAP transporter large permease, producing MELIILGATFFGFLILGVPVAFAIGLSAICTILYEGLPVAVIFQQMMSGMNIFSFLAIPFFVFSGELMLHGGVADKIVQLAKNLVGHIRGGLGMSNVVACTLFGGVSGSPVADVSAMGAVMIPMMKKEGFDTDYAVNVTTHASLVGALMPTSHNMIIYALAAGGKVSIGALIAAGLLPAMVLMVCMLVAAYAVAVKRGYPAGKFPGWPEVFRSLAAALPGLLIVGIILAGILSGVFTATESAAVAVTYTILLTFFIYRTMSWGNFLRAAAKAVKTTGVVLLLIGVSTMFQYLMGLYEVADLAGEMMSKVSTQPWVVFLLINVILFVLGTFMDMAATILICTPIFLPIAMKAGMDPVQFGMLMLINCALGLNTPPVGTTQFVGCAIGGISVGAVMRTILPFYAALIAALMFVTYVPAFSLWLPRLLMGYKG from the coding sequence ATGGAACTGATCATCCTCGGCGCCACGTTCTTCGGCTTCCTCATCCTCGGCGTTCCCGTCGCCTTCGCGATCGGCCTCTCGGCGATCTGCACCATCCTTTACGAAGGCCTGCCGGTCGCCGTCATCTTCCAGCAGATGATGTCGGGGATGAACATCTTCTCGTTCCTCGCCATTCCGTTCTTCGTCTTCAGCGGTGAGCTGATGCTGCATGGCGGCGTCGCCGACAAGATCGTGCAGCTCGCCAAGAATCTCGTCGGGCACATCCGCGGCGGGCTCGGCATGTCGAACGTGGTCGCCTGCACCCTGTTCGGCGGTGTTTCGGGCTCGCCCGTGGCCGACGTGTCGGCCATGGGCGCCGTGATGATTCCGATGATGAAGAAGGAAGGTTTCGATACCGACTACGCCGTCAACGTCACCACCCACGCCTCGCTGGTCGGAGCCTTGATGCCGACCAGCCACAACATGATCATTTATGCCCTGGCCGCCGGCGGCAAGGTCTCGATCGGCGCGCTGATCGCGGCCGGCCTCCTGCCGGCGATGGTGCTGATGGTCTGCATGCTGGTCGCCGCCTATGCAGTCGCGGTGAAGCGAGGCTATCCGGCCGGCAAGTTTCCGGGCTGGCCCGAGGTTTTCCGCTCGCTGGCGGCCGCGCTGCCGGGGCTTCTGATCGTCGGCATCATCCTGGCGGGCATCCTGTCCGGCGTCTTCACGGCAACCGAATCCGCAGCTGTCGCGGTCACCTATACGATTCTGCTGACCTTCTTCATCTACCGCACCATGTCCTGGGGCAATTTCCTGCGCGCCGCCGCCAAGGCGGTGAAGACGACGGGCGTCGTGCTGCTGCTGATCGGCGTCTCCACCATGTTCCAGTATCTGATGGGATTGTACGAGGTGGCCGACCTCGCCGGCGAGATGATGAGCAAGGTGTCGACGCAGCCCTGGGTCGTCTTCCTACTCATCAACGTCATCCTGTTCGTGCTCGGCACGTTCATGGACATGGCCGCGACCATTCTGATCTGCACCCCGATCTTCCTGCCGATCGCGATGAAGGCAGGCATGGATCCGGTGCAGTTCGGCATGCTGATGCTGATCAACTGCGCGCTTGGGCTCAATACCCCGCCGGTCGGAACGACGCAATTCGTGGGCTGCGCCATCGGCGGCATCTCGGTCGGCGCGGTCATGCGCACCATCCTGCCGTTCTATGCCGCACTGATCGCAGCACTGATGTTCGTGACCTACGTCCCTGCATTCTCGCTGTGGCTGCCCCGCCTGCTGATGGGGTACAAGGGCTAG
- a CDS encoding bifunctional acetate--CoA ligase family protein/GNAT family N-acetyltransferase — MSTYRLKNLLSPRSVALVGASARPVSVGRAVLDNIRSAEFKGQFGLVNPRHAEIGGIAAVKSLDKLPFVPELVVITAPAREVPGIIDQAGHRGTAGALIVSAGLGHGPGSLHEAAIAAARKYGMRLIGPNCLGIMMPEVNLNASFAAHMPGAGNLALISQSGAIAAGMVDWAAQRGVGFSGIVSIGDQIDVDLADLLDYYAMDHKTRAILLYIEAIKDARKFMSAARAAARVKPVVVVKSGRMVQGAKAAATHTGALAGADAVYDAAFRRAGVLRVSDLRELFDCAETLGRVESPTGKRLAILTNGGGLGVLAIDRLVELGGIPASISAEARKKLDAALPPTWSGANPVDIVGDADAARYAAALEVLLADPDNDAVLVLNVQTAIASAADIATAVTELVARYREQHRRWAKPVLAGWVGADQKIIQSLSGAGIPNYPTEDDAVRGFMHLVRHREVVEELSQVPPAMPETFVPDARAARQIVTAAIADGRKWLEPVEIKHLLEAYDIAMVPTYAAEGVEQAVAYANEIFVQGATVVLKIMSRDIVHKSDVGGVVLNLTTPDAVRAAATDILDRARKLRRDARIGGVIVQAMVVKAKARELILGLADDPTFGIVVVFGRGGTAVEIINDKALALPPLDLQLARDLIDRTRVSRLLRAYRDVPAVKPDAVAMVLVKLAQMAADVPEIREFDINPLLADETGVTAVDARVAVGPPQRKFAGSGPANFAVRAYPSQWERHVKLKDDWRIFVRPLRPEDEPTIHEFLRHVTAHDLRLRFFAPMKEFTHEFIARLTQLDYARAMAFIAFDEETGEMVGVVRLHSDSIYESGEYAILLRSDLKGRGLGWALMQLIIDYAKSEGLKTISGDVLQENTAMLEMCRQLGFEVKPDPTEPDICDVRLKL; from the coding sequence ATGTCGACCTACCGTCTGAAGAATCTGCTGTCGCCGCGCTCCGTCGCGCTGGTCGGCGCGAGTGCCCGCCCGGTCTCCGTGGGACGCGCCGTCCTCGACAACATCCGCAGCGCCGAATTCAAGGGACAGTTTGGCCTCGTCAATCCGCGCCATGCCGAGATCGGCGGCATCGCCGCGGTGAAGAGCCTGGACAAGTTGCCTTTCGTTCCCGAGCTCGTGGTCATCACCGCGCCGGCGCGGGAGGTTCCTGGGATCATCGACCAGGCCGGGCATCGCGGCACGGCGGGCGCGCTGATCGTCTCGGCCGGGCTCGGCCACGGACCGGGCTCCCTGCACGAGGCTGCAATCGCCGCGGCCCGAAAATACGGCATGCGGCTGATCGGTCCGAACTGTCTCGGCATCATGATGCCCGAGGTGAACCTCAATGCCAGCTTCGCCGCACACATGCCGGGAGCAGGCAATCTCGCACTGATTTCGCAATCGGGGGCGATCGCAGCCGGCATGGTCGATTGGGCGGCGCAACGTGGCGTCGGCTTCTCCGGCATCGTCTCGATCGGCGATCAGATCGACGTCGACCTTGCCGATCTGCTCGACTATTACGCGATGGATCACAAGACCCGCGCGATCCTGCTCTATATCGAGGCCATCAAGGACGCGCGCAAGTTCATGTCGGCCGCCCGTGCCGCCGCGCGCGTGAAGCCGGTCGTCGTGGTGAAGTCCGGCCGCATGGTGCAGGGCGCGAAGGCCGCTGCCACGCATACCGGCGCGCTCGCCGGCGCCGACGCGGTCTACGACGCCGCGTTCCGCCGCGCGGGCGTCCTGCGGGTGTCCGACCTGCGCGAGCTGTTCGATTGCGCCGAGACGCTCGGCCGCGTTGAATCGCCGACGGGAAAGCGTCTCGCCATCCTGACCAATGGCGGCGGCCTCGGCGTCCTCGCCATCGATCGATTGGTCGAACTGGGCGGAATTCCGGCATCGATCTCGGCGGAGGCCCGCAAGAAACTCGATGCCGCGCTGCCGCCGACCTGGTCCGGTGCAAATCCCGTCGACATCGTTGGCGACGCTGACGCCGCGCGCTACGCGGCGGCGCTGGAGGTGCTGCTCGCAGATCCCGACAATGACGCAGTCCTTGTCCTCAACGTGCAAACGGCGATCGCCTCGGCTGCCGACATCGCCACGGCCGTGACGGAGCTCGTCGCAAGATACCGCGAGCAGCATCGCCGATGGGCAAAGCCTGTGCTGGCCGGCTGGGTCGGTGCCGATCAGAAGATCATTCAGTCGCTCTCCGGCGCGGGCATTCCGAATTACCCGACCGAGGACGATGCCGTGCGCGGCTTCATGCATCTGGTCCGGCATCGCGAAGTGGTGGAGGAGCTGAGTCAGGTTCCGCCCGCGATGCCCGAAACATTCGTCCCGGACGCCCGGGCCGCCAGACAGATCGTGACCGCAGCCATCGCCGACGGCCGCAAGTGGCTCGAGCCCGTCGAGATCAAGCACCTGCTCGAAGCCTACGACATCGCGATGGTGCCGACCTATGCCGCTGAGGGTGTCGAGCAGGCAGTGGCCTATGCGAACGAGATCTTCGTGCAAGGTGCCACCGTCGTCTTGAAGATCATGTCGCGCGACATCGTTCACAAGTCGGATGTCGGCGGTGTCGTCCTCAATCTGACCACGCCGGATGCGGTGCGCGCGGCCGCCACTGACATTCTCGACCGGGCGAGGAAGCTGCGGCGCGACGCCCGCATCGGTGGGGTCATTGTGCAAGCGATGGTGGTCAAGGCGAAGGCGCGCGAGCTGATCCTCGGCCTCGCCGACGATCCCACCTTCGGAATCGTCGTCGTGTTCGGCCGGGGCGGGACGGCTGTGGAGATCATCAACGACAAGGCGCTGGCGCTGCCGCCGCTCGACCTGCAACTCGCCCGCGACTTGATCGACCGCACGCGCGTATCACGGCTTCTTCGCGCCTATCGAGACGTGCCGGCCGTGAAGCCGGATGCCGTCGCCATGGTGCTGGTCAAGCTGGCGCAGATGGCCGCCGACGTTCCTGAGATCCGCGAATTCGACATCAACCCGCTGCTTGCGGACGAAACCGGCGTGACCGCCGTCGATGCCCGTGTCGCGGTGGGGCCGCCGCAGCGGAAGTTCGCCGGTTCCGGACCGGCCAATTTTGCCGTTCGGGCCTATCCGTCGCAATGGGAGCGGCACGTGAAGCTGAAGGACGACTGGCGCATCTTCGTGAGGCCATTGCGTCCCGAGGACGAGCCGACCATCCATGAATTCCTGCGTCACGTCACGGCGCACGACCTCCGCCTGCGCTTCTTCGCACCGATGAAGGAATTTACCCACGAGTTCATCGCGCGCCTGACCCAGCTCGACTATGCGCGCGCGATGGCCTTCATCGCATTCGACGAGGAGACCGGCGAGATGGTCGGCGTCGTCCGGCTGCATTCGGACTCAATTTACGAGAGCGGCGAATACGCCATCCTGCTGCGGTCTGATCTCAAGGGCAGGGGACTCGGATGGGCCCTGATGCAGCTGATCATCGACTACGCGAAGTCGGAAGGACTGAAGACCATATCGGGCGACGTGCTCCAGGAGAACACCGCGATGCTCGAGATGTGCCGGCAGCTCGGCTTCGAAGTGAAGCCGGACCCGACCGAGCCTGATATCTGCGACGTCAGGCTGAAACTCTGA
- a CDS encoding CHAD domain-containing protein codes for MARPSTTSTAARAMPATRRSALPGRLSPGMACDTAFRIIARRHLDAVLAQHDGTCRGDPDALHQIRIALTHLRTAIRFFSRMVDDARRPEIWTELKWLNGQLGMVRDLDVAIERVVAETGDELSVIAELRHWDEKRAESHRLLARALQSARYRRLVEQTSGWIESGPWSTRRSKEAIRLRRTSLADHAMAQLTAWEKTLLKKARKLRKLDVEKRHKLRLLNKRMTYSVESLEDLFADESLTKQKSILKQLRKAQKSLGQLNDDARGQTLAASLNEIVPEAGIRFLDRKREKKLLRAASKAYRKLDKAKPFRSSDLAPNSEPED; via the coding sequence ATGGCGCGACCCAGCACGACCTCGACGGCCGCTCGCGCCATGCCGGCGACGCGGCGTAGTGCCTTGCCCGGCCGCCTCAGCCCCGGCATGGCCTGCGACACGGCGTTCCGGATCATCGCCCGCCGTCACCTCGATGCCGTGCTCGCCCAGCACGACGGCACCTGCCGCGGCGACCCCGACGCCCTGCACCAGATCCGGATCGCGCTGACGCATCTGCGCACCGCCATTCGCTTCTTCTCGCGAATGGTCGACGACGCGCGGCGGCCGGAGATCTGGACCGAGTTGAAATGGCTGAACGGCCAACTCGGCATGGTCAGGGACCTCGACGTGGCGATCGAGCGCGTCGTCGCCGAGACCGGCGACGAGCTCTCCGTGATCGCCGAGCTCCGACATTGGGACGAGAAGCGCGCCGAGAGCCACCGCCTGCTGGCGCGCGCGCTGCAATCCGCGCGCTATCGCCGCCTGGTCGAGCAAACTTCCGGCTGGATCGAGAGCGGCCCCTGGTCGACCCGGCGCAGCAAGGAAGCGATCAGATTGCGTCGCACCTCGCTCGCCGACCATGCGATGGCGCAGCTGACCGCGTGGGAAAAGACGCTGCTCAAAAAGGCGCGCAAGCTCCGCAAGCTCGACGTCGAGAAGCGCCACAAGCTACGGCTCCTCAACAAGCGGATGACATATTCAGTCGAGTCGCTGGAAGACCTGTTCGCCGACGAGTCCTTGACGAAGCAGAAGTCGATCCTCAAGCAATTGCGAAAGGCGCAAAAGTCGCTCGGCCAGTTGAACGATGATGCTCGCGGGCAAACGCTGGCGGCCTCGTTGAATGAAATCGTCCCCGAGGCAGGGATTCGCTTCCTCGACCGCAAGCGGGAAAAGAAGTTACTGCGAGCCGCCTCGAAGGCCTATCGGAAGCTGGACAAGGCCAAGCCGTTCCGCTCCTCGGACCTCGCGCCGAATTCGGAGCCCGAGGACTAG
- a CDS encoding Crp/Fnr family transcriptional regulator, with translation MPQDKTGDPRQSAGNKLSVLRKHPIFADLEPDALDQLCRYAKHTTVKRGSTIAAKGDPGNNLFAVITGTVKISSSSPDGRNAILNLIGPGEIFGEIAVLDGAPRSADATANTNCELYIIDRRDFLPFVKSQPALAMKFIELLCARLRWTSQQVEQVILQNLPGRLASALLGLTEERKLDSGSGTLAITQQEISEMVGMTRESINKQLRAWSGRNWVRLEHGAIVVLDTDALRELAESGLDGA, from the coding sequence GTGCCTCAGGACAAGACCGGCGATCCCCGACAGTCGGCGGGTAACAAACTATCGGTCCTGCGCAAGCACCCGATCTTCGCGGATCTGGAGCCGGACGCGCTCGATCAGCTCTGCCGCTATGCCAAGCACACCACCGTGAAGCGCGGTTCGACGATCGCCGCCAAGGGCGATCCCGGCAACAATTTGTTCGCGGTGATCACGGGAACGGTGAAGATCTCCTCTTCCTCGCCGGATGGACGGAATGCCATTCTCAATCTGATCGGTCCGGGAGAAATCTTTGGCGAGATCGCGGTGCTCGACGGTGCGCCCCGGTCGGCCGACGCCACCGCCAACACCAATTGCGAGCTCTACATCATCGACCGCCGGGACTTCCTGCCCTTCGTGAAGAGCCAGCCGGCGCTGGCGATGAAGTTCATCGAACTGCTCTGCGCGCGCCTGCGCTGGACCAGCCAGCAGGTCGAGCAGGTGATCCTCCAGAACCTGCCGGGCCGGCTCGCCAGTGCGCTGCTCGGTCTCACCGAGGAGCGCAAGCTCGACTCCGGCAGCGGCACGCTTGCCATTACCCAGCAGGAGATCAGCGAGATGGTGGGGATGACGCGCGAGAGCATCAACAAGCAATTGCGCGCCTGGTCCGGCCGCAACTGGGTTCGCCTCGAGCACGGCGCCATCGTCGTGCTGGATACCGATGCGCTGCGCGAACTTGCCGAGAGCGGCCTCGACGGCGCGTGA
- a CDS encoding TRAP transporter substrate-binding protein gives MKTLTGIITAVALAVSAPLATARDFRSADVHPADYPTVEAVKFMGKQLAAASGGKLGVKVFPNGALGSEKDTIEQLKIGALDMMRINASPLNNFVPETIALCLPFVFRDTQHMRTVLDGPIGDEILAAMEPAGLVGLAYYDSGARSIYTVKAPVKSLADLKGLKIRVQQSDLWVGMIQSLGANPTPMPYGEVYTALKTGLVDAAENNWPSYESSRHFEAAKYYNVTEHSLAPEVLVMSKKVWDTLSKEDQAMIRKAAKESVPVMRKLWDEREQASRKTVEAAGVQVVTIANKAEFVDAMKPVYDKFAGDEKLKGLVKRIQATK, from the coding sequence ATGAAGACACTCACCGGTATCATTACAGCCGTTGCACTGGCGGTCTCAGCGCCCCTGGCGACCGCACGCGATTTCCGCTCCGCCGACGTCCATCCTGCCGACTATCCGACCGTCGAGGCCGTCAAGTTCATGGGCAAGCAGCTCGCGGCGGCGAGCGGCGGCAAGCTCGGCGTGAAGGTGTTTCCGAACGGCGCCCTGGGCTCCGAGAAGGATACTATCGAGCAGCTCAAGATCGGCGCGCTCGACATGATGCGGATCAACGCATCGCCGCTGAACAACTTCGTGCCCGAAACCATCGCGTTGTGCCTGCCCTTCGTCTTCCGGGACACGCAGCACATGCGCACTGTCCTCGACGGGCCGATCGGCGATGAGATCCTGGCGGCGATGGAGCCCGCGGGATTGGTCGGGCTTGCCTATTACGACAGCGGCGCCCGGTCCATCTACACCGTCAAGGCACCGGTCAAATCGCTCGCCGACCTCAAGGGCCTGAAGATCCGCGTGCAGCAATCCGACCTGTGGGTCGGCATGATCCAGAGCCTCGGGGCCAACCCGACGCCGATGCCCTATGGCGAGGTCTATACCGCGCTCAAGACCGGGTTGGTGGACGCTGCCGAGAACAACTGGCCTTCCTACGAATCCTCGCGCCATTTCGAGGCCGCCAAGTACTACAACGTGACCGAGCACTCGCTGGCGCCCGAAGTTCTCGTGATGTCGAAGAAGGTCTGGGACACGCTGAGCAAGGAGGATCAGGCGATGATCCGCAAGGCGGCCAAGGAATCGGTGCCCGTCATGCGCAAGCTCTGGGACGAGCGTGAGCAGGCCTCCCGCAAGACCGTCGAGGCGGCCGGCGTCCAGGTCGTCACGATCGCCAACAAGGCGGAATTCGTCGACGCGATGAAGCCGGTGTACGACAAGTTCGCCGGTGACGAGAAGCTGAAGGGCCTCGTCAAGCGGATCCAGGCCACGAAGTAA
- a CDS encoding cyclase family protein: MPRKLVDISVPLRNDVTADPPGNHPTIQYIDHQQGLPRMLQFFDGLKAQDLPDGQGWAVEQVSLSTHNGTHLDAPWHFHPTMNRGERSWTIDEVPLEWCFQPGVKLDFRHLPDGYVASADDVEKELKRIGHTLSPLEIVVVNTSAGAKFGQAEYVNSGCGMGYEATMYLLERGVRLTGTDGWSWDAPFVYTAKKYAETKDAGLIWEGHKAGRHIGYCHLEKLHNLDQLPATGFTVSCFPVKIERASAGWTRAVAIIDG; encoded by the coding sequence ATGCCGCGGAAGCTGGTCGACATCTCCGTGCCGCTCAGAAACGACGTGACGGCCGATCCACCGGGTAACCACCCGACGATCCAGTATATCGATCACCAGCAGGGTCTGCCGCGCATGCTGCAGTTCTTCGACGGTCTCAAGGCGCAGGACCTGCCGGACGGCCAGGGCTGGGCCGTCGAACAGGTCTCGCTGTCGACCCATAACGGCACCCATCTCGACGCGCCCTGGCACTTCCATCCGACCATGAACCGCGGCGAACGGTCATGGACGATCGACGAGGTGCCGCTGGAATGGTGCTTTCAACCCGGCGTGAAGCTCGACTTCCGGCATCTGCCCGACGGCTACGTGGCGAGCGCCGACGATGTCGAGAAGGAGCTGAAACGGATCGGCCACACGCTGTCGCCGCTGGAGATCGTCGTCGTCAACACCAGCGCCGGCGCAAAATTCGGTCAAGCCGAATACGTCAACTCCGGCTGCGGCATGGGCTATGAAGCCACCATGTACCTGCTCGAGCGCGGCGTCCGCCTGACCGGCACCGACGGCTGGAGCTGGGACGCACCGTTCGTCTACACCGCGAAGAAATATGCCGAAACGAAAGACGCCGGCCTGATCTGGGAGGGTCACAAGGCGGGACGGCATATCGGCTATTGCCATCTCGAGAAGCTGCACAATCTCGATCAATTGCCCGCGACCGGGTTCACGGTCTCATGCTTCCCGGTGAAGATCGAGCGCGCCTCCGCCGGCTGGACCCGCGCGGTCGCCATCATCGACGGCTAG
- a CDS encoding SDR family oxidoreductase, translated as MTDYRKLFDLTGKTAVVLGAASGIGKSSAEALAGLGARVVCADRARDAAEATAAGIRDKGGWAEAAACDAASAADVNALAKTVMQKFSRLDIAVTTPGLNIRKTILDYTEEDLDRVLNLNVKGTVWFFQAFGRIMVEQKGGSIIACSSVRAVTIEPGLGVYGSTKAAIGLLVKGFASEVGHAGVRVNAIAPSIAETALTGPFKQRPDIYNLYAGHTVFNRWSSADEVATAVAYLASDAASYVSGSTLFVDGGWTAVDGPPTGLTQLHK; from the coding sequence GTGACGGACTATCGCAAGCTCTTCGATCTCACCGGAAAGACCGCCGTCGTCCTCGGTGCCGCATCCGGCATCGGCAAGTCGTCGGCCGAGGCCTTGGCCGGGCTCGGCGCCCGGGTCGTCTGCGCCGATCGCGCACGCGACGCCGCGGAAGCGACCGCCGCCGGCATTCGCGACAAGGGTGGCTGGGCGGAGGCAGCGGCTTGCGACGCCGCAAGCGCTGCGGACGTCAACGCGCTCGCCAAAACCGTCATGCAGAAATTTTCGCGACTCGACATCGCCGTGACGACGCCCGGGCTCAACATCCGCAAGACCATCCTCGACTATACCGAGGAGGATCTCGATCGCGTGCTGAATCTCAACGTCAAGGGCACGGTCTGGTTCTTCCAGGCCTTTGGCCGCATCATGGTCGAGCAGAAGGGCGGCAGCATCATCGCCTGCTCCTCGGTGCGCGCAGTTACCATCGAGCCGGGTCTCGGCGTCTACGGCTCGACCAAGGCGGCGATCGGCCTCCTGGTGAAGGGCTTTGCCTCCGAGGTCGGCCACGCCGGCGTGCGCGTCAATGCGATCGCGCCGAGCATCGCCGAGACCGCGTTGACCGGCCCGTTCAAGCAGCGGCCCGACATCTACAATCTCTACGCCGGCCACACCGTGTTCAACCGCTGGAGCAGCGCCGACGAGGTCGCCACCGCCGTGGCCTATCTCGCCTCGGATGCCGCGAGCTATGTCAGCGGCAGCACGCTGTTCGTCGATGGCGGCTGGACTGCCGTCGACGGCCCGCCGACCGGTCTCACCCAGCTGCACAAATAG
- a CDS encoding bifunctional aminoglycoside phosphotransferase/ATP-binding protein → MTDESATQDRIFAALTDSAIHPGVRRIDTHAASVFLDGKRALKIKRAVHFPFLDYSTLDKRKAACEEEIRINRPLAPQIYHRVVAITEEPDGSVQIDGPGRPIEYAVEMSRFDESQTLDHLAKDGPLDETLASAAADAIVGSHAAAPRSDGRAWVSSIRGLIDGNDSGLRTGNHLEADAIGLLGRASHATFLRLRPLLEERGRLGFVRRCHGDLHLANIVSIDQQPVMFDAIEFDARIATVDVLYDLAFTLMDLLRHDQARAANIVLNRYLAATPPDNLGALSVLPLFMSIRAAIRAQVALARLKPPRCDDPDILDDARRYFDLARVLIQPAAPRLIAVGGLSGTGKTVLARALAPFVAPSPGAIVLRSDVIRKQMFGVKDTQRLPPSAYTPEVTARVYDTLAQHARRVLAQGHSAIIDGVFAAEDERDAIAALARESNAPLNGLFLVADLATRQARIGRRRGDASDATQEVAAQQEGYNIGHVGWATIDASGTQEQTLQSCRDAIVEGK, encoded by the coding sequence ATGACCGACGAGTCTGCGACCCAGGACCGGATCTTTGCGGCTCTCACCGATTCCGCCATACATCCGGGCGTGAGACGGATCGATACGCACGCCGCCTCGGTCTTTCTCGACGGCAAGCGCGCGCTGAAAATCAAGCGGGCCGTGCATTTTCCGTTCCTCGATTATTCGACGCTCGATAAGCGCAAGGCGGCCTGCGAGGAGGAGATCAGGATCAACCGGCCGCTGGCGCCGCAGATCTATCATCGCGTCGTCGCGATCACGGAGGAGCCTGATGGCTCGGTGCAGATCGACGGGCCCGGCCGGCCGATCGAATATGCGGTCGAGATGTCGCGCTTCGACGAAAGCCAAACGCTGGATCATCTGGCCAAGGACGGCCCGCTGGATGAGACTCTCGCCTCGGCTGCCGCCGACGCGATCGTGGGTTCGCATGCCGCAGCGCCCCGCTCCGACGGCAGGGCTTGGGTTTCCTCCATCCGCGGCCTGATCGATGGAAACGACAGTGGCCTGCGGACCGGCAACCATCTCGAAGCTGATGCGATCGGACTGCTCGGCAGGGCCTCGCACGCGACATTCCTGCGCCTTCGGCCTCTGCTCGAGGAGCGCGGCCGCCTCGGCTTCGTGCGGCGCTGCCACGGCGACCTGCATCTTGCGAATATCGTGTCGATCGACCAACAGCCTGTAATGTTCGACGCCATCGAATTCGATGCGAGAATCGCAACTGTCGACGTGCTCTACGATCTCGCATTCACATTGATGGACCTGTTGCGCCACGATCAGGCACGCGCGGCCAACATCGTCCTGAACCGATATCTCGCTGCGACTCCGCCCGACAATCTCGGCGCGCTCTCCGTCCTGCCGCTGTTCATGTCGATCCGGGCGGCAATCCGCGCCCAGGTGGCGCTGGCACGGCTAAAGCCGCCGCGTTGTGACGACCCTGATATCCTTGACGACGCACGGCGCTATTTCGACCTCGCCCGGGTGCTGATCCAGCCTGCCGCTCCGCGGCTGATTGCCGTCGGCGGACTGTCAGGCACCGGAAAGACGGTTTTGGCGCGCGCGCTCGCGCCGTTCGTCGCGCCGTCGCCGGGAGCAATCGTGCTGCGCAGCGACGTCATCCGCAAGCAGATGTTCGGGGTCAAGGACACGCAGCGGCTGCCGCCATCCGCATACACGCCAGAGGTCACGGCCCGCGTCTACGACACGCTGGCTCAGCACGCCCGGCGGGTGCTGGCGCAAGGCCATTCGGCGATCATCGACGGTGTATTCGCCGCCGAGGACGAACGAGACGCGATCGCCGCACTGGCGCGCGAGAGCAACGCGCCGTTGAACGGGCTGTTCCTGGTTGCGGATCTCGCCACCCGCCAGGCGCGAATCGGACGTCGCCGGGGAGACGCATCCGACGCCACGCAAGAGGTTGCCGCGCAGCAGGAGGGCTATAATATCGGCCATGTCGGTTGGGCGACCATCGATGCATCCGGGACACAAGAGCAGACGCTGCAGAGCTGTCGGGACGCAATCGTTGAGGGCAAATAA